CACATGCACGGACAGATGGCCCAAGAAATGAGGTTTAAATAAATAAGTTCCTCAGATTAAAGATGTCCAATAGCAGGATAAACCTAAAAAAACTGTCATTCTTAGTTCTTAGTTCTTACCCTTGGATAAGTTCCAAAAGTTGAGGCAGCAACTCCTCATCCCTCATTTTCTCTATCCGCTTTGATATTGAATCAACAGAATAAAGAGCCACCCTGATGCGCGAATGGAGATCTTTCACCACTGCCCGTGTTTTGTCAATTATTTGGGTGCTAACATCTTTGGCAAATTGATGCCTAAGTTGGTTACACTTCCGATCATACTCTCTCCTGATTGACTCAATTGCCTACAGATAAAAGCAGAATGGCAGCAAATGAGCTTTGAAATACACATGAAAAAGAGAGCTTAATATAGTCTATTGAACAAAGGataaaaaaataacttattatcTTCAAGATACTACAAAAATGACATGCCTTCCCCTGTACTCTATGCTGTGCGGACTCTTCAAAATCCTTGCCGAACTCGCATTGACACACCAGGGGTGTGGATGTGGGATCCATAACGGATTTGGTCAACTTACCTTGGGTACTTTCACTACCTTCTATGACTGAGAAGTATAAATTATACTTCTATGACTGAGAAGTATAGATTATACTTCTATGACGGAGAAgagtatacaacaacaacaacccagtataatcccactagtggggtctgggaagggtagtgtgtatgcagaccttatccctaccctggggtagagaggctgtttccgatagacccttggcTCCCTCTCTCCAAGAACTcttcaccttgctcttggggtgactcgaactcacaacctcttggatGGAAgtggagagagagaaagagaaagagagagtatGAGAATGCTTTTATATGTGAGATATCTTATGACTAAAATATTGGTGTTTACAAAGAAtgaaattttattagttttaatTCAATAACTTTAACTAATCGAAATATATACTTTATATGTCGTAATATATATTTATTGGCCATATCCAGCAACCGTATCCCCACTCGGATGCATCATGAAGGCTCCGACCTCTAGATCTGCACCCCGATCGGATAcccgcacccgagtccgagcaacatagtcTATACTTCATCTTCATTTCCCCAAGATTCAAGAACAATGATGAGGTGTGAAGTACAACAAAGCCATGGAAGGTCCAAATACCGAAATGAAAATGCATCTTATCAATGCAAGTATCTATACTAAAAGACACTTGAATCCACACTGCTCTTTGACTGGTCGCTAGATATTGGCACCAGTGAGAATTCGAGTAAATGAAGCTCCTAACAAGAACAGCTTCTGAAAGAAGTATTTTGCAGTCTAAAGAAAACTGTAAACtgaccttattaggaaaaaaaggaaaaaaaaaaagggggggggggggggttgtcttTTTGATATAGACTTCCTCAGCAACTAATAAACCCCAGCAGGGAGATACATTTGGACATCATTGAGGAGACAAAAAGCGTGGACTTCTATACAACTGAAGCTCAACGATAATGGATGTATTTTAACCATTATGAAGGGTGAGGGTAGGAGACTGGATAAAAGAAACTTGCTCAATCACCTCAAGCTgaacagaattttttttttcaaaaggaaAAGTTGGAAGGCAAGGTGTTTAAGTGCAAAGCCTGTCGTCGTCAGCAAGAGACTTGAAGTGCAATAAAGTGTTCAGTGTATATAATGTGAATGATTAATATAGAAGGCCCACATGAAGTATTGTGGTCATCAATAAAAGGAAGTTCTTTTTGAACTCTCTTGTAAACTTAGGGTAGTCAAACTGGATCACTCTGGAGAACGTTGTTCCTAGTAAGGAATTCCTCTATATAGGCTACATTTGTGTAGTTTAGGATGGCCATTGGGAAGAGATATACTCAGCTTCCTAAATGAAAGAGTCTTTTCACGCCACCTGTTATGTTCAGACTCGAAGATTCTGCATACTTTTTGTTTAATGCGTCATTAGCTACTAAAATTATCTTTAATCTCAAATTCAGATGTATTTTACTCTATAAACCAAATTCAGCAACAATTCCTTGGAGTCTGCTTCTTGATATCTAAAGATTCAGCTCTTATTTATATTTGAGTCACTTGAGCTGTAAATTCAAGCTCCCTGACCTTGTCCTGTGCCAATGTAATCTAAAATAAACAGGACACTCAAGTTTAAGATCAGTACCTTCACTTCATCATAAAGTTTCCTCTCCCATGCATAAACTCTGTCAAGGGTGGATGAGTGGCTTCCAGCGATCATGCAAAAATCTTCAACAAAATCACTCCCACTATCATCATTGTCATCCTTACTATTTAGAGGATTCCTCGATGAAGATGATCTTGAGGATGTGGTCCTCTTCCAGGTAATCACCTTTGTTACATGTTCTGCTTCTGCATAGCACTTGAGAATTAGAACAGCAATGAACACGCAAAATGAGTAGCAGATACTTGATCAGCTATAGTATAAACGCAAAtgatttttgtgaaaatgacctgTTGCTAGCAAATTCATGGACTACAACCCAGCCTGAATCACATAATTGTAACTCTATAATCAATTGTCTAACATCACTCCAAACAACTTTGATACTTACTTATGCTTTCAGTTCCATTAATAGGAAGATGTGATTTAACTCCTATATTCATTGGAGcacaataaaactagaatttcttgAATTGTGAACATTTTAGTCTTGACTTGAATGTACGTTAAAAATCGTCCATTTTGTAACGCCCCTAACTGTCTGACACCATTCTATTAATAATATTTGTTTAAACTTTCACAAGTTTTAAGAATTCAAATCACTTAACCAATCAAAATTTGTAAATTGATATGATATTTTTCCATTGACTAACTTTAGCAATTCACAGATCAAATTAACATCTTAAACTCCATACACCATCAAAGGTTAAGATTAATAAAAAAGGAACTCCATGAGTCAAAGTCATGGCCATCACACGTTGTAACCTAGGACCTCAGTAATCTTCTCCGAGTTGACCAAAAACTAAAAGTTACGGGCGTCAAAAAAAGAAACTCCATGAGTCAAATCATGGCCATCACCTCTGCATTCCCCAATCTCTACCATCTGCTCACAACTCTCTTCATCCCTCCCCCACAGCCTTCACTGTATTTGTTTTCTCTCTTCTCACCTCTCTTATCCCGTATATATAGTCACATATTTCTCCTGcttccattattattattttcttccttCCTATTTCGATCATTTCTATACCCCCTTTGTTACTTCAATATGATATACACACCAGCTTTCCACCCAAACTTGACAATGCCCATTCCACCTACCCAAAACCCCAGCTAGCTCCTAGCTAAAAGAAGAGGACAAGAATTATGTAGGAAGAAGACTCAACTATGACTTAAAATGACCTTGAAAGAACAAATAGCCACTGTCAAAACAATTGTGGTAGATGCATGTGCTGCAAAGTTTCCTACTGGACCTCCTTTGCTAAATTTGTCAACATTCAGACTTAAAACACCACTTCATAAATATTAAGTTTTGAAGTGTTCCAAAAGTTTAATATCAACCATTTGCTTCAAGCTCAAAAAATTGCAAAAACTATTTTGTTCATATTAAAAGCAACTGATTTCCAGCAAaaaggcacgagaagaggtagagggcgacctaagaagtattggggagaggtgatcaggcaggatatggcgagactccagatttccgaggacatgtcACTTGAtagaagatgtggaggtcgagcattagggttgtaggttaggaggtagttgagtcgtgtcttacttcgtaccattgtgggactagccatgtaggatttttgtctaagatagctagtggcaatgttgtggcttactatttcgcttttcagtgcatgtcctatttactagctatcgcttttgctttgcatctttcttctggatttcatgatGTTCCTATTTTTcgtatgattgttgtggtgatactaatatttactaatattgtatccctttgctttgcatctttcttctggatttcatggtgttcctatttatcctatgattgttgttgtgatactaatattgtctcctttttgtcattttgtctttttatttttttgagccgagggtctttcggaaacagcctctctactccttcggggtaggggtaaggtctgcgtacacactaccctccccagaccccattagtgggattttactgggtcattattgttgttgttgttgttgttgatttccaGCAAAAAAGCCTATAATACTCAATCTTTAAGCCTCAGAAGTTACATGTCGATGTGATAATCTCAGTAACGCTAAGCCTTCATGAAGTAAACCCAAGTTTATTACCACAGAAGTAATACAAGTAAATCCACAAACTCTGCAATCTAAAATCTGAACTTAGATTTATGTTTCCTCTTTTGAGGTTCTTGTAATGTGTAACTAAATAACTAAATTGGCAACTTTTAAATGAAGACACGACTTGTTAATCCACTCAAGGAACTTACCACCAGACATGTTTGCACCCGTTCTTCTGCAGCAAATTGGGCCCATGGAAGACAAATAGGTCGACACTGATGATTTTCCTGAAGAAGGAATGTATTAGAACTTGACCGTAGCTAAGCAAACACATTTGAATTTCAGTAGGTAAAAGATGCAAAAACCAAAGTTAGGAATAAGAGAACATTTTTCAACGTCTCTAAGAGATTAATTTAGTTACCTTTGGCCTCAGAATACCCAACTCGGATTTTGTTAGCTTCGAGCATTCTTGAAATCTCTTTCCCGGATTCAGATGCTCTAAAGAATCGATGCTCAATGTCCTTTATGCTAGAAAGAAAATCTTTGGCCCTATGAGTTATGAACTCTGAAGGATCCTCTCTTTCATCCACTAAAGACTTGTCTCCCCTTGAACCAGATACTGTTTTACTAACCGAGCCATTCGCTTTCTGCTCACTGCTCACATTCTTGGCCTCACCATCAACTACTTGCTGACTATTGTTCTCACCCCTCTGAGGCATAACTGAACTAGAATCATGAAATTCCAATTTACCATTACCATTACTTCTAGGCTCTGATTTAGGTGTCAAGAACTCTTCTTGAATCCCATTATCACCATCATCATTATCTTTTTCATCAAAGTTGAGTTGCCTACCATTATGTTGTGTGACAAACCTAAAGCTATCATTATCAGTAGGGTCAAAAAAATCCCAAGAACCTGAATCTGGAGGTGGTGGAGGAGGTAGTGGGGTAGAGAAATCGACATCATCTACAACATACATATTGTTTCTTGAAGGTGGACTCAACCTGACAGTAACAGCAGTAGGTCCAGAAGAAGACCTCATATAACTCAACCTAGTAGCAATAACAGGAGTTGGTGAAAGGGGACTTCCATTTAACACAGGGGAATCTGAAACCCCACCAATGTGAGATGGTGATGGTGATGGATATGAAGAATGTGAAGGGGTTTTGTCAAGCTCAGTAGCTGAAGTTGTTGATAAAGATGATTCTATTAAAACTTCAGCTTCAGCATATCTCCTAAGAGCAATGCCTATATTTCTCAAAGATTGAACATACGAAACATGTGCAGCTGCTAATGCATACCTTGAATCAACTGCTTGCTTTATAAATCTCTTCCTCTCTTTGCATAATCTTAGAGCTTCACTCCTTTCTGATTTTGAGCTTGTTGCACCCATTTTTATGCCAAAAAAATTCACAACACCCACTTCACAAAATTGAGCCTTTTTACCATCCTCAGTACAGAAAATGTAGATTTTTCCCAAAACACTAAAACCCTTAACGTCAAACCTAAAACCCTTCTTTCATCAAATGTGGCCCAAAACAGATTTTGGAAAAAGGGTAAACACCTTTCTTCAGTCTTCAGGTTTTACCAAAATGTCCTTAAAACCCTAAACCTGAACTTGGAAAACAGATTAAACCTTTATACGTAGAGAAGCAAAGAGAGCAGAGTCATTCAAGAGACGACTGAAACCCCAGAAATGGGAAAAGACTATATATTTGtgtttaagaagttgaagaaaaGCTAAAACAGAGTGAAAAGAGGCAATGCTGAGAAGAGAgagttaaaagaaaaagaaaaaccttAAAGCCCATAAAAAGGGAACCTGAATAGATTGGAAAATCAAATGGAAACGATTAGCAGCGCAACCCATGCATTTCAGTTCAACTTTTTAAGCAAGTGTACAGAAGGGGACATACTGAAATGATGAGAAAAATatggagagaagaagaagaagaagaagaagaagaagaagaaaggagggAATCTTGTACAGTTGATGCATTAGCCTTGGAATGTGTGCGTGAATGCTACTTTACCTTCATATTTTTCGAGTTTCGACCAAATAATTAACAAGGTCCAATAATATTTGTTCTTTTACATTCCTTTATAAATTGAGTTTAACAGTTTGTTTGGTtgttatattgtattgtattgtattgttattttgagtataatatttattttgattgttaattaaattttattatattctaTCGTTAAATTTATTGTTACGAGTGTCATTTTATGGAACgatcgatttggtgtggtcgcgtcgttccTTTATTATTTTCTCTTATCTTGCCCTttcatattattaaataatcttattttatcttttaacctatcattttatataataattctacttcgtaccttattttaaaaaaaaaaaattacaagtttATTCTCCATATTGTTTGTGCATGACTTCATGAAACGACgaaaaataatacaatatattcaaattttatatacatcaaaacgatacagtaaatacaatacaatacaatattatACGATACATTATACAAAGATacataacaatcatccaaacaagccATAACTCTAATATACACCTTAGTATCAAGTATATCTTTACCTGTTATAGCAGTTAATATATGTTGTGTGTAAGATTACACTTCTACGTTTTATATAGAAGATTATGTACTGATTTCACTTATGTGATCTAAAGGTATAAATTTTTATTTACCATTgtgtatataaattaaattcaaattGATTAATAGTGCTTTTGGTTTCTACCAAAAAGAAATTCGTTGTTAAAGTAAATAATTTGGACTAAAATCATCAACCTCCCATTGCATATTAACTTTTGGTTTTGAGATAACGGTATGTATTATTGGGAGTATGCTCCTACTTTTATAATAAACTTGTTGGTTGCTGATTCAGATTCAATCTAATAAAAGACTTCGTttgagttaaaaaaaaattactctttAATCACAAATAAGTCGAAATTAATACAAAGTTAGTATAGATATAAAATTCGATATAGGTAATATTTTCCTAACTTATGTAagaatttgtttattattttttatcagaTAAGACACTGGATAATAGTGCatgaaatatttttataaaaacacTTGAAGACACTTCTTTGGAATTATAGTTCTCGATGTGTTTAATATAATTGCGCAATACTTCATATATTATCTTATTTAATGATTCATATATTATAATTTCTGCAAATTAGTTTTGCAaatcatgttattattattattatgtttaaTCAATTAAAGAAAGCCAATAAGATAAATTACAAAAGAAATGACTGATAGACAAATAATAAATGACTCGGCACTACATCACACATTTACAACACTCTAGTGTAGAAAAGCAATGGATTTTGCTTTATTTGGAGGAATTTTTGTTGTGTTGTATGGCGATCTTTCGGGGTTAAAGAAAACAAATAGAAAGGAGAAAAACCATTTGCCTATCTGGCAACAAGCATTCTCTTTAATAGATCTGTGTCAGTGAAATCCCAACTTTTGTTAATATAGTAACGATTAATTAATTGCATTACATAGGTAAGTGCGCTTTTATGACTAAACTGCCCCACTTTAACGGCTCCTTTTCTGTGTTGTGCAGTCTGTGTACTATTAGAGAAAATGACATATATAGTCCCGTATGTTTGTGGGTTAGTCTAAAGTGGTCCTTTAAATATTACTTGAACAAGTTTAGTCctttatatttatcaaaattgATCACTTTTAGTCTCTATTATTATTAAAACATAGAGCGGAGTTATCTTTGACGAATTTGACTCCCTAAGAAGCATAAGGTTCGTTTACTTAAGAAATCCGTCTAGACGAACTTCTAAAGagttatttttctcaatttgtacCTTAAGAAAATCTTATCCAAGCAAATTGAATGCAATATTTGTTTTGTTCGATCTTTCATTATACGAGTTAGGAATGAATCATCGTTTATATTAACTTAGAATCCTTAATAACACTCCTTGTTATTGAAATATGATTTAATTAGGAGAATTTATTAGAGAAGCTTGTCTAAATGATTTCTTAGTTTACATGGCTCACATGCTTCCCATTAGCCAAATCTATCAAAGACAATTTTCCATGTATTATAAATGTAACAGAAACCAAAAGTGCTTAGTTTTTGTAAATATAAAGGACTAAAATTACTCAGATGCATATTTAAAAAACTATTTCAAATCCGTCCCAAACATAAGGGACTATTTTTATGATTTAGGTCTTTTTGTTTCTGTTTAACTTTGGGAGAAATTATTAGAAGGGGAAACAAGTAGTTACTATTTGAGTTAGAACTTTATGAATAGTACAATGTTTCTAATTGACCAGTTATTAAGTATTTGTAGAGGGGACAAGTATTAGTGGGTTACTACACCCACAACGTCAGGTCCTACGTAAATAACTTATACATACAGATGAGTATACATTAGAGGATATTCCCAACTTTCTAAAATTGATAAGATTGATTTTTAATACTTTATTTTTAGTTGAATATTCCTCTTACTTTTTATAAAAACGTTTCTTTCTGAGCATACTGAGATCTGAATCTTTGCTTTTCTACTTCTCTTTGACAGTATATTTCTATGCAATCTGCccttctgtttctttttcctttttatcacgGAGTACTTCAGTGGCTTTATGGATTCCTATGTATTGCAGTAAATTTTGAGAGTCAGGACAAATTAATTGGTCAATAATGGTGTGATTAAGCAGGTACAGCAGCTTTTAATTTGTCTTATTACTCATTAACACAATGTGAACAGGTAATTTTTGCTTAAACACCTTAAAGTTCATGCATATTGCAATTAGCCCACATGTTTTAGCAAAGGCAACAATAAACTCCCTGCAAATGTACCCAATTTTTACCTAGAAAAGTATAGTATGtagatattttttaaaaagcaataaattattataaataaatagatatatgtactcaaaaattaaaaaaaaaactatgacAATCAACCCTACCAGAAAACGAATTCCCAAATCTCCATAATGACCTTGGTTTTTTGTCTTTAGAAAAATTAAAAGAGCACCTCTTTTAAAAGTCTAAACCTGAATTACCTTGAACGTTTTAAAAGCTTTTAGAGCTAGACTGTTTTTCTCTTAAGGAACCTAAAAATAATACAATATCTCTTTTTTAAGTTTAACAGCttacattcaaataaaaaatttgaTATCTTTTCTTGGAATGTGTATTGAAATAAGTATGAGTTTTCTACTCTTTCTATTTGCTACAATGGCAATATAGCATGTTTGACCAAGTTGGAAAAATTAacttattttcaaaaatattttttttttaaactgcttttcaaaaaaatacttttggagaaaaacaatttgtgtttgactaatcaaTTTGAAAATCACTTTTAAACAATactttgtgtttggccaagcatTTCAAAAAGTGATTTTAAgagtcaaattacgaataagggcATAAAGAGATTTGCTTAATAGTTAATGTTATATAAGTAGATAAATAatcaaaaatatttattattaatgataataattaagttttttatttaattaagaaaaaatataaaaataaaattgtaaagtactttattctttcaagataatttaaatatatcaaaaaatcatTCAGTAAATATATCGCAAAAGTCATTATATATTACTTAATAGTTTAAACTAAgtaaggttattttggtatatataatattttgctaagggtatttttggtaggaaaaaaaatcaaaattgctTGTGCTTCTAGGGAGAAGCTACTTTTTCTGCTTTTTAAAAATTGCTTCTGCTTCCCGCCAaacctccccctccccctccccctccctaAAAAAAcatttggccaaacacctcaaattgaggggaaaaaaatacttttttgaagaaaaattatactTTTGACTTGGAGAGAAACTTGGCCAAATTAATAATGGTAACTTTGCAGAGGATTGGAATTAGTTATGGTAATAATCAAGATAGAGAATAATATAAATCAACAAAAGGCAGTCTTCACCAAATATTCTTAAATTAGTTAGGTAATGACAGCACTAGAGCTAAAAGAATAGTCGAAAATCTCCAatctgttataaatatattattattatggatgttcatttaatactccgttgtaaataagtttcATGAAGAAATTTAttcatatgagactccgccgtaaatatatttatctatttagtactctattggaaataagcctcctgaagaagcttattattttggtactccgttatggataaacattacctccgGTAGAAAATTATCTATATTAGGTACAATAGTAGCTTACAAACAGCTTagacagcagcttgcagtagcagcttacacaacaacttcctttcttctataaatagaggagttttcagttcattatgtacataagtttgaagtttgaataatatatcagtttctatctatacttgtctttactttacagtctttattttataacacgttatcagcacgagtctctgCCATCtagagcaaatactttgaaagtattagaggtacgaacttttcttttctaaataatgttaaatctttctaaacttgaatttgtagccctgaaTATATCgagcaaaagctacatgtcttgggtgcttgatgctgaaattcatcttgatgcgatgggtctggcagacaccatcaaggacaaaaatcaagcatcaaaccaagaccgttccaaagcaatgatattcctacgccataaCCTTGATGAAGACTTGAAAACGAAATATcttactattaaagatccagtcatactgtggaataatttgaaagatagatatgaccacctgaagatggtcatTCTTTCACTGgtacgttatgattggactcatctaaggctacaagattttaaatctatcagtgagtataattctgctatgttcagaattatttcccaattgaaactatgtggtgataatattactgatcatgatatgttggagaaaactttcaccacttttcatgcctcgaatatgctcctgcagcagcaatatcgagagatgggattcaaaaagtattctgaacttatctcacatcttcttgtagccgagcaacataatgggctattaatgaaaaaccatgaaagccgacctactggttcttgtccattccctgaagtgaataaGACGAACTTCCACaaagctaagcgtggaagaggacgtggccccagtcgtggtcatggccgtggtcggggaaaaaactctaatcatggtaataataatgcaccaaagaaccctcctcaccaccaacaGTGGAAagggaaggaacaaaagcatgaagcggtgcaagcagcaaagccagagcacctggttgagctttatcaagtctccctgaagaagacagagaaaaatattgaaataaattttatttctgaagataatttagacttcatgcatttggatgtagctgattactttacactcccggaaggagaaacaagtcatgtgatcggtgatgaatctgtagagatgtaaatattttaatttttgttgtttatagtagatagtatggttatgtaattattatacataaataaaagttatgctttgataatgatatttactatcatatttattttgtttatgccattttgaagaatatagataatcctcaaattatgtttagatcaaagaccaatcatgaagatatttgtgtaattgatagtggaacaactcatgccatattcgaagatcaaaaatactttttcttatttgcataaggaaaaagcaaatgtttcaacaatttttagtaatataagtttaattgaaggctccggaagagccactatatttctatttaagggaacaaaacttataatagacaatgcattattatcctccaagtcccgaagaaacttgttgagttttatagatatccgccaaaatgggtatcatgttgagacgatagatgaaatgaatatggaatatctttgtattacaaagaatatttctggccagaagtgcattgtagaaaagttaccaactttatcttctggcttatactattcaaagattagtacagttgaagcataCTCTATCGTAAagcagaagtttactgattcaaatattttcgtgCTTTGGCatgccgtttgggccatcctggatcaataatgatgagacaaattactgaaaattcgagtggatatct
The sequence above is drawn from the Nicotiana tabacum cultivar K326 chromosome 13, ASM71507v2, whole genome shotgun sequence genome and encodes:
- the LOC107771126 gene encoding uncharacterized protein LOC107771126; this encodes MGATSSKSERSEALRLCKERKRFIKQAVDSRYALAAAHVSYVQSLRNIGIALRRYAEAEVLIESSLSTTSATELDKTPSHSSYPSPSPSHIGGVSDSPVLNGSPLSPTPVIATRLSYMRSSSGPTAVTVRLSPPSRNNMYVVDDVDFSTPLPPPPPPDSGSWDFFDPTDNDSFRFVTQHNGRQLNFDEKDNDDGDNGIQEEFLTPKSEPRSNGNGKLEFHDSSSVMPQRGENNSQQVVDGEAKNVSSEQKANGSVSKTVSGSRGDKSLVDEREDPSEFITHRAKDFLSSIKDIEHRFFRASESGKEISRMLEANKIRVGYSEAKGKSSVSTYLSSMGPICCRRTGANMSGEAEHVTKVITWKRTTSSRSSSSRNPLNSKDDNDDSGSDFVEDFCMIAGSHSSTLDRVYAWERKLYDEVKAIESIRREYDRKCNQLRHQFAKDVSTQIIDKTRAVVKDLHSRIRVALYSVDSISKRIEKMRDEELLPQLLELIQGLIRMWRAMLECHHAQYITISLAYHAKASASSPQGDTQKQIMSQLQDEVECFGLSFADWINSHTLYVEALNSWLQNCILHPRERTKGRRAFSPRRVLAPPIFVLCRDWSAGIKSLPSEELSDAIKDFLYDLRHSVGHHSEELQKKETAPDTGNEESEAKDEEKNDEKSSNLNCIHSSLTRVLDRLTKFSEASLKMCEDIRQKCDTARNAYLNYRPPPRAFSI